In Elaeis guineensis isolate ETL-2024a chromosome 1, EG11, whole genome shotgun sequence, a genomic segment contains:
- the LOC140855828 gene encoding probable LRR receptor-like serine/threonine-protein kinase At3g47570: MTCCSMVDFRGHDFKALVFEFISNGNLEKWLHPELDRRHHTESLSLLQRLNIAIDVADAVDYLHNNCQPSIVHCDLKPSNILIDNEMIAHVGDFGLARFMSKATTISLADKSSSIRIKGTLGYIAPEYGASG; this comes from the exons ATGACTTGCTGCTCAATGGTTGATTTCAGAGGCCATGATTTCAAAGCTCTGGTTTTTGAGTTCATTTCTAATGGAAATCTAGAGAAATGGTTACATCCAGAGTTAGATAGGCGTCATCATACGGAAAGCCTAAGCCTGCTTCAAAGGTTAAACATAGCGATTGATGTGGCTGATGCAGTAGACTACCTTCATAATAATTGTCAGCCATCCATTGTTCATTGTGATCTAAAGCCTAGTAATATATTGATTGATAATGAGATGATTGCTCATGTGGGAGACTTTGGTCTGGCAAGGTTCATGTCTAAAGCTACAACAATCTCCTTGGCAGACAAAAGTAGCTCAATCCGGATAAAAGGAACCCTTGGATATATTGCTCCAG AATATGGCGCAAGTGGGTGA